The region CTCCCCAATCTTCTTTAAAATACTTATGAAGAAGAGGGGTATTTACAATATACTTTTTTAAATCAGTATTAGTAATTTCTTTGTATTCGTATATTGTATTGTTCATGATTAGATTATATCAAATTCCCATACTTATAGTACGCGGCACACGCTCCTTCGCTACTTACCATACAGCTTCCTACTGGGCTTGTTGGTTTACATGCAGTTCCAAAGATGGTACATTCAGGTGGGTTTGCCATACCTCTTAGAATGTCTCCGCAGATGCAGAGTTTATGGTCTTCTATCTCTTCTAGTGGAAGTACGTCTTTGTAAATGGCTTCTGCATCATAAAGAGCAAATTCCGGCTTTAGTTTTAAACCACTTTTTGGGATATTTCCTAAACCTCTCCACTTAAACAAGTCTGCTTTTTCAAAATATTTCTCAACTAATTTTTGAGCAGTTAAGTTTCCATCATAAGTTACAAGTCTTTTATACTCTATCTCAAGAGAGCATCTATTTTCGATAAACTGCTTGACTATCATACTGATGCCCTGCATCACATCAACAGGCTCAAAACCAGTTACAACAACAGGACGTTTATAATCTCTTGGGAACTCTTCGTAGATTTTACTTCCACTTATCACGCTTACATGTGATGGCCCTAAGAATGCATCTATGCGGTTGTTATAACTATCTACATGTTCATCTCTTGAGTCTATAAGCTCTTTCATAACTTCTGGAACTGTTACATGGTTTATGTGAAAGAAAATGTTTTTAATATCTTGTTTTATAACTGCATCTAGCAAGGCTGCAGTCATTGGCGTAGTAGTCTCAAAACCAATAGCAAAAAACACTACTTTAGCATCTGGGTTTTCTTTTGCTATCTTTAAACACTCCATAGGAGAGTAGACAAAGCGTACATCAGCACCTTTACTTCTTGCATCTTGAAGACTGCCGTTACTTCCTGGTACTTTTATCATATCGCCAAGAGTTACTAAGATGACATTTTCTTGCATACTTAAAACATACGCATGGTCTATTCTCTCTTTTGGCATGATACAAACAGGACAACCTGGACCATGGACAAACTTAATGTTTTGAGGCAAAAGTTGAGGGATGCCAAACTTCATGATGGTATGAGTATGCCCACCGCAAACTTCCATAATATTTATGGGTTTTTTTAGTTTCTTTGCATCTTCACTAATCATCTTAGCATAAGCTTTTATGGTATTGCCATCTCTAAAGTCATCATATAAATTTTTAAGTTCTAAACTCATTACGCACCTCTATTTGGACATTCGTCATCCTCTAAAATCGCCAT is a window of uncultured Sulfurimonas sp. DNA encoding:
- the hypD gene encoding hydrogenase formation protein HypD, whose product is MSLELKNLYDDFRDGNTIKAYAKMISEDAKKLKKPINIMEVCGGHTHTIMKFGIPQLLPQNIKFVHGPGCPVCIMPKERIDHAYVLSMQENVILVTLGDMIKVPGSNGSLQDARSKGADVRFVYSPMECLKIAKENPDAKVVFFAIGFETTTPMTAALLDAVIKQDIKNIFFHINHVTVPEVMKELIDSRDEHVDSYNNRIDAFLGPSHVSVISGSKIYEEFPRDYKRPVVVTGFEPVDVMQGISMIVKQFIENRCSLEIEYKRLVTYDGNLTAQKLVEKYFEKADLFKWRGLGNIPKSGLKLKPEFALYDAEAIYKDVLPLEEIEDHKLCICGDILRGMANPPECTIFGTACKPTSPVGSCMVSSEGACAAYYKYGNLI